A window of Cryptomeria japonica chromosome 3, Sugi_1.0, whole genome shotgun sequence contains these coding sequences:
- the LOC131067008 gene encoding VQ motif-containing protein 11 → MESCTFVETDIHGFKELVQKLTGLPEGTKLPLTIPARNSKKGSPVAGTKSDFKIQKRNKAQRKLEIELGLSDPHNRLLFECNGYVSSSPVMLSPVTPLEPNLFTCYSQSCSSCEQSSCLRKEEKEKFSFGDSPNSVKSKPKLLPLFPLHSATQLTNS, encoded by the coding sequence ATGGAGTCCTGCACCTTTGTTGAGACAGATATCCATGGCTTCAAGGAGCTTGTGCAGAAACTTACTGGTCTTCCAGAGGGGACCAAGCTTCCTCTCACCATCCCTGCAAGAAATTCAAAGAAAGGTAGTCCAGTAGCAGGGACCAAATCAGATTTCAAGATCCAGAAAAGAAACAAAGCTCAGAGaaaattagagattgaattgggtCTAAGTGATCCTCATAACAGGTTATTGTTTGAGTGTAATGGTTATGTTTCATCATCCCCTGTAATGCTCAGTCCAGTCACTCCTCTTGAGCCTAATCTGTTCACTTGTTACAGCCAGTCATGCTCTTCCTGTGAGCAATCCTCATGTTTgagaaaggaagaaaaagagaAGTTCAGTTTTGGGGATTCACCAAATTCTGTGAAAAGCAAGCCAAAGCTGCTTCCTCTGTTTCCCCTGCATTCTGCAACACAACTCACCAACAGTTAA